Proteins from a genomic interval of Kribbella aluminosa:
- a CDS encoding uridine kinase family protein, with product MRSRVVLLAGPSGAGKSRLAERVGLPVVRLDDFYRDGDDEAMPRSPLGIVDWDDPRSWDGDRAVAALEQLCTTGSAELPVYDIAADGTVGHRPVSIGDAPLIVAEGIFADQITGALTERGLLAAAICVYHHRIVTFARRFQRDLREHRKPPLTLLRRGLLLLRDDPQVVARCVAAGCEPLHPKAARARIETLLTATTSS from the coding sequence GTGCGTTCACGGGTGGTGTTGCTGGCCGGCCCTTCGGGGGCGGGGAAGTCGCGGCTTGCGGAGCGGGTCGGGTTGCCGGTGGTGCGGCTGGACGACTTCTACCGCGACGGGGACGACGAGGCGATGCCGCGGTCGCCGCTCGGGATCGTCGACTGGGACGACCCGCGGTCCTGGGACGGCGACCGTGCGGTCGCGGCCCTCGAGCAGTTGTGTACGACGGGATCCGCGGAACTTCCGGTCTACGACATCGCCGCCGACGGTACCGTCGGTCACCGCCCGGTCAGCATCGGCGACGCTCCGCTGATCGTTGCCGAGGGCATCTTCGCGGACCAGATCACCGGCGCGCTCACCGAGCGCGGCCTGCTCGCCGCGGCGATCTGCGTCTACCACCACCGGATCGTCACGTTCGCGCGGCGCTTCCAGCGCGATCTGCGCGAGCACCGGAAACCCCCGCTGACGTTGCTCCGTCGCGGTCTGTTGCTGCTTCGTGACGATCCGCAGGTGGTGGCCCGGTGCGTCGCCGCCGGCTGCGAACCCCTGCACCCGAAGGCCGCCCGGGCCCGGATCGAGACCCTTCTCACCGCGACAACCTCGTCCTGA
- a CDS encoding phosphotransferase encodes MPDETLLLGGTANRGFVVRVGDTVRRPLRASSTATHALLEHLERVGFDGAPRLLGVDSQGREVLSYLPGETVQAPYPAWSMTDEALDSVALLLRAYHEAVADFRPVGLAWAEPVPASYVTGLISHNDPNLDNVVFRDGVAVALIDFDLAGPGSALWDVATAIRLWAPLRPDPDTHDVRRGRSLTRFRRFADTYGLTDADRARLVDAAADNHIWCMDYVRRGAESGHPWFRQRWTTGEAELTDRTNTWFNQSSAAHHQALLH; translated from the coding sequence ATGCCTGACGAGACATTGCTGCTCGGCGGGACTGCGAACCGCGGGTTCGTCGTGCGGGTCGGAGACACCGTCCGACGACCGCTGCGCGCCAGTAGTACGGCGACGCACGCGCTGCTGGAGCACCTCGAGCGGGTCGGGTTCGACGGTGCGCCGCGATTGCTGGGCGTCGACTCGCAGGGGCGGGAGGTGTTGTCGTATCTGCCTGGCGAGACGGTGCAGGCGCCGTACCCGGCGTGGTCGATGACGGACGAGGCGCTCGACAGCGTCGCGCTGCTGCTGCGGGCGTACCACGAGGCGGTGGCGGATTTCCGGCCGGTCGGGCTGGCGTGGGCCGAGCCGGTGCCGGCGTCGTACGTGACCGGGCTGATCAGCCACAACGACCCGAACCTCGACAACGTGGTGTTCCGGGACGGCGTCGCGGTAGCTCTGATCGACTTCGACCTCGCCGGACCGGGGTCGGCGTTGTGGGACGTGGCGACCGCGATCCGCCTGTGGGCCCCGCTCCGCCCCGACCCCGACACCCACGACGTACGCCGAGGCCGCTCACTGACCCGCTTCCGCCGCTTCGCCGACACCTACGGCCTGACCGACGCGGACCGCGCCCGCCTGGTGGACGCGGCCGCCGACAACCACATCTGGTGCATGGACTACGTACGCCGCGGCGCCGAGTCCGGCCACCCTTGGTTCCGCCAACGCTGGACGACGGGCGAAGCAGAACTCACCGACCGCACCAACACCTGGTTCAACCAGTCGTCGGCCGCTCACCATCAGGCTCTGCTGCATTAA
- a CDS encoding sugar-binding transcriptional regulator encodes MDTLGPAQLVLTASIARRYYVDGRSKVEIADEFRLSRFKVARLLDQARSSGLVRIEISHPGAIDLDLSARLQEALGLRRAIVVDTPEVDEPALRTQLGKAAADLLSEIVTPDDVLGLAWARAVTAMTEQLTSLAPVPVVQLTGALTRPDVEANSVELVRHTARLSGGPAYLFYAPLVVPDAATARALRQQPEVAEAISHFDSVSKAVVGLGSWEAGQSTLYDAMDEKACEQLQRRGVVADISGVFVDADGVAVQSRVTDRVIAINAEQMDKIDEVIAIPYGLAKVAAVRAAVRSGLVNAIVTHAPLAKALLNATD; translated from the coding sequence ATGGATACCCTGGGGCCGGCGCAGCTGGTACTGACGGCGTCGATCGCGCGGCGGTACTACGTCGACGGGCGCTCGAAGGTGGAGATCGCCGACGAGTTCCGGCTCAGCCGGTTCAAGGTCGCGCGGCTGCTCGACCAGGCGCGCAGCAGCGGGCTGGTGCGGATCGAGATCAGCCATCCGGGCGCCATCGACCTGGACCTGTCCGCCCGTCTGCAGGAGGCGCTCGGGCTGCGCCGCGCGATCGTCGTCGACACCCCCGAGGTGGACGAGCCGGCGCTGCGTACCCAGCTCGGTAAGGCCGCCGCCGACCTGTTGTCCGAGATCGTCACGCCCGACGACGTGCTCGGGCTCGCATGGGCGCGGGCCGTGACCGCGATGACCGAGCAGCTCACGTCCCTCGCCCCGGTGCCCGTCGTACAGCTGACCGGTGCGCTCACCCGCCCGGACGTCGAGGCGAACTCGGTCGAACTGGTCCGGCACACGGCTCGGCTGTCGGGCGGTCCGGCGTACCTGTTCTATGCGCCGCTCGTGGTCCCGGACGCAGCGACGGCGCGGGCGTTGCGGCAGCAGCCCGAGGTGGCCGAGGCGATCAGCCACTTCGACTCGGTGTCGAAGGCGGTGGTCGGGCTCGGGTCCTGGGAGGCCGGGCAGTCGACGCTGTACGACGCGATGGACGAGAAGGCCTGCGAACAGCTCCAGCGGCGCGGCGTCGTGGCCGACATCTCGGGGGTCTTCGTGGACGCCGACGGTGTCGCGGTGCAGAGCCGGGTCACGGACCGGGTGATCGCGATCAACGCCGAGCAGATGGACAAGATCGACGAGGTGATCGCGATCCCGTACGGGCTCGCGAAGGTGGCCGCGGTCCGCGCCGCCGTCCGCAGCGGGCTGGTGAACGCGATCGTTACCCACGCACCCCTGGCGAAGGCGCTGCTGAACGCGACAGACTAG